In one Myripristis murdjan chromosome 5, fMyrMur1.1, whole genome shotgun sequence genomic region, the following are encoded:
- the thoc7 gene encoding THO complex subunit 7 homolog — MGAVTDDEVIRKRLLIDGDGAGDDRRINVLLKSFTKWCNSPGTPEEGFTQYQRMLGTLAQCEFSMGKTLMVYDMNLREMENYEKIYANIEQNITSAHEKISECKKEIQRAKRIRKNRQEYDALAKVIQQHPDRHETLKQLEALDKELQQLSHIKENVDAKLELRKKQFHVLLSTIQELQQTLENDEKSDNDDNNQESPTENGE; from the exons ATGGGGGCTGTTACAGATG ATGAAGTTATTCGGAAACGTCTGCTAATCGATGGAGACGGAGCTGGAGATGACCGCCGCATCAATGTGCTTCTGAAGAGTTTCACCAAATGGTGCAACTCGCCCGGCACCCCGGAGGAAGG ATTCACACAATACCAGAGGATGCTGGGCACGCTGGCCCAGTGTGAATTCTCCATGGGGAAGACGCTGATGGTTTATGACATGAACCTTCGGGAAATGGAGAACTATGAGAAAATCTACGCAAATATAG AGCAAAATATCACATCTGCACATGAGAAGATATCAGAatgcaaaaaagaaatccaGAGGGCAAAGAGAATACGCAAGAATCGTCAAG agtaTGATGCGCTGGCCAAGGTTATCCAGCAACATCCAGACCGGCATGAAACACTAAA GCAATTAGAGGCACTTGACAAAGAACTCCAGCAGCTGTCCCACATCAAGGAAAATGTAGATGCGAAG TTGGAGTTGAGGAAGAAGCAGTTCCATGTGCTGCTCAGTACCATCCAGGAACTACAGCAGACACTTGAGA ATGATGAGAAATCAGACAATGATGACAACAACCAGGAAAGCCCTACTGAGAATGGCGAATGA